The window ACTCCGTATCCAGAATCATAGTGGCGTGTCAGGCTAACTCATGAAACCTCGCCTCATACTTTGCCACAGTTATGGAACCCTGCCTCAATGCGGTGAACTCATTCCGGAGACGCTTACGCACgctatgaggcatatacttccccaAGAAAGCCTCGGAGAACTGAATCCAAGTCACTAGTGGAGATCCAGctggcctggaatcaagataacctctccaccaccTCTCACTGCTGTgttgaaaaaataagaaacaaagtcTACTCCTCGTGCCTCAACCAGCCCTAAATTCTGCAACCTCTCATCGCAACTGGAtaggaactcataagcatcctttcCCAGGGTCCTGACAAACCTGGGTGGAGTTAATCTAAAAAATCGATCCAACATCTTCTTCTCCTCTGCAGACATAAATGGCTGGGTTACTGCCAGCTGTGGGACTACTGGTACTGGCGGAACCTCTACCCTAGGTGCCATTGTCGCAGGCTATGCCCCTAAATCTACACCACCCTGTCCTGCTGGCTAAGCTCCCACGACCGGTGGACCACCAACTAACCCCAATAACTGAACTAATATATCCTGAATAaccgaagaagatataaagcCGGGTGGAGCCTGGGCTGCCCCTGGCCCACCTGCTGATATGGCGAAATGCTTGGAGTTATCTCAATCCCTGAAGCTATAATAGGATCAGGTGCTGGATCCCCGACCTAATCTCGAGTAGGGGCTACTGCTCTAACCTGCCCCTGATATCTGGGTTGACCTCGACCCCAAGCTAGAACTCTAGAAGCGGACCCGCGGTCCTGACCCCTGCTCTCGAACCTCATGTCCTAGCCATCTGAATAAAGAGTGAACCCATAGAAATATTACAGCCAATCCAGACTTAACGTACAAAAGTGGATCAACAAAATAAGATTTTTCCCTAAAAATATGCTTTGTAGCCTCCCAAGGATAGGATATAGATGTCTCCGTACCGATCTGTGGGACTCTAATAAACATCGGCTCCAGTACTAACAATACCAGTAagacctaagctctgataccaacttgtcacgacccgatttctcaattcgtgatggcgcctacctgatcccaccagtaggcaagccaaaccatagcccggAATGATAAGTAATGGGCTAATAGGCAGAGACAAAATAAAAGATCGCATATgataataacaaccacaataataAGAGAAAACTAAGAAGAAAACATATGTATTATATCAAAACGAGAAGATCAACTATACaaatgaatccctcccaagacctgataaagtcagtactagagccactactaataggtacccagagtactagacaaaaaatctagaatgtacacaagtagtctcgagtgaaaaagactaactagagtagatagaggaggatcagcctcgGACGACAGTAAACTCACCCCGCTCTAAAACAGCACTGAAAGGTAGGAACTACGTCAACGCCGACTGCTAGTACCTAGATCTGCATcaggaaaaagatgcagaagtgtagtatgagtaccaaaaaccatgggtactcagtaggcatcatcggctgactgAGCTTAATACAGAAAAGGTGTAACTACAATGCAAGGACGTAATCTGAGTTATTAGTAAACAAGGatggaaaggtaaacaactaccaagctatGCAACGACTGTAAAGGAATAAACTTGTGCGatacagaaaaataataatgcagtaataataattaaatcaaacACAACCTAACTGAGTCCTCATAAGCTcgctaggcacactgaagaagaccATTAACCCAACCATACCCCCATAAACCGATGGGACACACAAGTGATGaaagtaaacataaataatcagatgccggactcgaaccggaactcagaGTATCCCCAACTATAATTAGATGCcagactcgaaccgaaactcataataacaataatagtcaAATGCCGGACTCGAACTGAAACTCATAGTAGCAATAATAGTCaattgccggactcgaaccggaactcatagtaacaataatagtcaattgccggactcaaaccaaaactcatagtaacaataatagtcaATTGCCAGACTCGAACCGGGACtcatagtaatcataataatcaattgCCGGACTCGAATCGAAATTTACAGTAACCATAATCCACCgataatattaaaattcattccATATTATAACAATGTGAACGTCTAAATAATCATCCACCAATTTTAAAAAGGGCTAAATTAAAGATTTTGCAATTAAATTTTATGTCCCAAAGTGATAGGTGCTATATTATATCGAaaggtaaaataccaaaatctactGCAACGGGGTCCCAATCCGAATAAATAAGACAGTTTATACATATCAAATAACACGTATCTACAAGCACTTATCTAAAGATAACATAATAGTTAACATTTTTGGTAAGTAAGCTCAATCTAAAaatagggtaaacctagcctacctggatgccaaagcTATAATATCTGTGTGCGAAGCCTCTAAATAACGCTACTAAGATCCGaacttaaataataaattttaatttgatggtgAAATGATGCAAAATATTTTCGCCCAAAAACTTTGCTACAGAATATATATAAACATGCATGTATAAGAGTACTTGATTAGcctttttgttaaaagaaaatttttattgaaTAGCACTACTACtaagtatgtgtgtgtgtatatatatatatatatatatatatgcgcgTCGATatatatgaaagaagaaaaagacataTTCAAATGGTTAACGGACATGTGTACGGTTGCCAAATAACAATATGTTGTTGTCCGCATCCTTCCCACACGTGTGGTGGTCATTAGCCATAAGTAATAATTTTTCACTCCGCCTACATATTCAGATATTGTATAAATTCttggtaaaataattataatatttaaaatataccataattaatagaaaattatttctaacaaaatctctattatataataataatattttaacatttctaaaaTTACTATCTCCgcctaaaatattaataaatcataaaagtccattataaagtgatataaatatatcgtcacttaaagaattttatcaatatcgAAAATATTCTATTAGGTTACTAAATTATATTCCTATcaaatgccaaattaaattaaataaaccacGAAACGTTTagataatactaaaattatataaaaatacagTAAAATGACCGTACAGGTCATTacaaagtgttgacactaccacattgtttcttgatttatgagatgatcTACAAttcttgccttagaagcaagacttaactcaagaattttcaaacaacaagttatgttccACAAGCAAGactcgacactaccacattgtttcttgatttaggagttgttctataatttttacattagcggcaagacttatcccaaagaacttcctAACAAGTCACatccttaaatttgctttgatgtcaaaaaaagaagttccctttgtagattatccaactttttatttattagcaaaatataatagaagttgagaaaaaaaaaatagagaaataaaaaagagattgagaaaaaaaaaaaagaaaaaaataaaggtaaagaaaaaagcgaagaattaaaaaaattttaaaaacaaaaatgaaaggaaaaagataaaagtaaaatttgaggaaaaaaaaaagagaaatgtcaaaaatcaaaaataaaagaaaaatgcacgttgagacaaataaattaaaaaaagaaaaaaaaaagaaatggagaaatagataatgtttgaggaaaaagaaaaaagagaaaaaaaaataaaggttgagacaaaaaaattaaaacatgaaaaaaattaaaaaaataaaaataaaaagtgaaaataataaaaataaaaatagaagttaaGAGACAAacgagtatgaaaagtttaaaaatatttgatgtttaGGAGGCAAAAATGTGCTTGTACAATacttaaaaaagaagaaagtctaatttttaaaactaaagaagaaagtctaatttttaaaacttttctaatgggggtaaaaaattcaaagtcatcCATTATTGGGCTATACCATGTAATTTTCTGGAGATATACTGATGGATCGGTACAGATTATGACTTATgatgcagtgggcttgaatctccttaaaaatAGCAAGATATTCGTGCCTCAGcctgaatatttatttattcatttttgttcatttttatttttcaagtataattattataatttgtgATATATTACACCATCAGACATTAATGATGTTCTTCCAATTTTACCATTCTTTAAATAAGAAGAGTGTTTTACATAATCAAGAAACTAATAAAGAGTTACATTTCTGACAAGATATttattaaagataaattaataaaaacacaTTTTGCTTTTTAGGAATGAGTAATTTCTTAGGGAGTATGTCCAAACTAAAAAAATCACTTAAAAACAGAAGTAGTAGTAATATGTGCACCTTCAACTTAAATATTGGTAGAACTTTTTCCAAATGATTCTCATCGATGCTAtgtaatttgtatattttaattaCTACTCCGTACTCATGACTAATCATTTCATTCTTATCATGTCACtgatctttaaatatttttgaaaatagtccgTTGGTATATGATATAGAGGTAAAATTGGGAAATTTGATAAAACAACTTGTCACCATTAAATAATGAATGTCAATGGttgataattgagaattaaggaCAATACACCATACGATATGATCCCTGTtatcaatcaaaaaaaaaaaagtagtctCTGTCGAGTACAACATTAAAGTGTCACGTTGGatactaataagaaaaaaaataactatacGTCATGTTAAGAGTATTTTAAGTTTATAATTCAATAATTGATGTCAGAGTAAATCCTATTAGACAAGGATAGAGTGCATGACTCagtgaattttcaaaaaagtttaGGAATCACATTCAAAGTTAATATGATAAAAGAAGTTACATAAAAAATGTACCGATGCTTGTGTAAGGTCTTTAGAGAAAACAAATCACACAACTTTGATCCAAAATGAACAATATCCCTCACCATTTTAAAGATATCTTTGAACTTGATTAGCCCAACAATCCTTGCATAGATAGCTTActagaaaaaatagaataaatagaTTTCACAACCATTTGGGATAGTCATGATATTTTGGTATgacagaaaaaattaaacaaatttctTAAAAAGGTTTGAGAGCTACGTAACTCAAGTTCTAGAGAGAAAATTTCCATTTCCTtaatcttcttctttcttctttttacttattaagTAGTAAAAGATTTGCATATTCAATTTACCTTTCGAAGTAATTTACTCGTGAATTGAGGTTCACATTTATTTATTGGATATAGCATTGGAATCTAAAGTTGGAAAAAAATATACTATTGCAATTTGCATGCAATTATGTTCATCGTGcacctaaaaaaattaaaatattactattaaaTTCCAAAATTAAATCGTCAACCTGTTTGAATAGATCAACTTATGTTGTAAATTTGTGGTCCCTTCTTAGAGAATCTTACTTATGAATTAACTCCGTTAAACTATACGTAGAAGTAAGATAATAAACAATTTTGAAAAGTCAGTAACGTCAATTTTCCCCTCAATTGATAATTATTCTTTGATGTTGATGTTTAGCTATTTGTAcggttttttaaaattgattgtaCATGTCATGTTCCTGTATTAGGAGGCCCCAAGATCTGCGAAATGCTAAACCATTTTCCGTCCTACCTTGACCAATTTCAAGTAATTTCTTCAAATATACTTTGTCAGAATTTTGATATTGATTCCTCTCATAGTCAGCCACAATACCCTCAATGTTTCTTGTTCCATAGAATTTGttcaaaattagatttaaaaaaatcaagaagggAAGCTAGAAGACAAGTAACAAAAACTTAAAAAGTTCAATTAAATAGTGACTGAATAAGCCAAGTAACCGAAAGATGCTTCTTGGTTCCTAGTTTAAGGTATCTTTGCATTTTGTTGCATTACACTAAACTAGTCATATTATAAAGAAGTGAAATTTAACTCCTATTACTAAAAGAGTTAAGAGTTGGCAATACTATTTCAAAGCGTACCACAATCATCTCGCTTGAAAAATCGAAAAAAGAAACTGTCGAGTGAAGTGTAAAAAGTTTTTTATACAGATAGATGTCTCGAAAAATCCATTGCAAGTGTTTGAACTGTTTCTGGATTATGAACCTAGAAAAAGATGGTGAATTACCTGCCACAATCAACTAAACACAAAAGATATCTGGAAACTGGTGTTCAGGCAAGCATCGCGAGCAAGTAGAACATTTGTTTAGCCGTTTAACCACAATGAATCTCTCCAAATTGCATCTCAACGTACAAGTGAGTACTAACTTCAAATTTCTTTTCAATGTATGAGTAGCTACTAACTAAACAATACTGCAAATACAAAAGGTGACAACTAGATCATGAAATCGTACCTTGTGGTTCTTTATGACAGCCATAATATCATCATGATTCCAAGATTTAAATATTCAAGATCGCCAAGGGAATCAGGAAGTGAGATGAGCCCCCCTCACATTCTCGAGATTAACTCATCAATGTAATCAGGTATTTCCGATACAGCAGATTGGTTAGAAGAGAGATCTCTCAGCGAGCTTAGATTCTCAATGCATTATTATTCACTTCATAACATCACTAGAAGTACAAACTCAACACTAGTACATCAATTTAAATGAAGAATCCATGCTGATGGGTTTAAAATCTCCTAAAGAGAAGGTACTTTAAGGCACAGAAAATCTCATTAACAAAACTAAAAAGGTTCTGTGGTCCTTCCCCTTCTCCGTCTTCTTGAGCTGAGTTCGAACTGAGTATATCGCGCTCTCTGTTAGAGGCCCCATAAAACCTCGTTAATCTTTCTGATACAGATTGTTGGCTTTCATCCAATGATTCTTCATTAccttcataatcatcatcattttcataaaCTAAATGTATTCCACACTTCTTCAGTTCAATCCCTGTAACGGGTAAGTTGCCCAAGCCCACCTGTATTATATCACCATCTTCGAGTATAGACACAAATTGATGATAATCTTGATACCTGCAAAAATAAACTTGATCCTCGGGCGTAGTTGGGACTCCTGCCAAGTACATACCAGTAGTAAATACTGGTCTATTTGCTCTAACAATTTTCGCAAAGATATTAGCTAATACAGGCAATTCGTCCCGTAAATCATCTGGCTCAGCACAATTCACAGAAACAACTATGGCAATAATCACTGCTTTGATTTCATTGTTTTTTTGCCTTGAGAAATGCACCTCACTTGGAGTAAACCAACTTGGAATTTCACTGCCTGGAATACTAAAATTATCCAAGTTCTTCACAGAAACCTGAGTGTGAAAAACTTTTCATTCAGGTAACTGTTTTGGCAAGAAATTGAATGAAAGAAATGCTGTACCGTGTATTTGTGTTTGGTATGACTGGAAAAAAATTTCCGGAAAGTATTTTCACGAAATATTTCATTTTTGGTACTCAGTTTTCCTGAAAATACTCTCCATGGAAAGAGAAATAATGATTTTCCTCACTTTTGGGCAAATGGTCTGTTTTCCTTCTTAATTTATCATTAATCTCAACTCCTAACTTCATAAATTATTATCAATCTTCTTAATACTAAAAAGTTTCAAGACACTCTCCAATTCGCTCATATCAATATTGCTTTCTGATAGTACTTTTtgctggaaaatatttttcagttagCAATCAAACACCTAAAAACATTTTTTTCCAACCAAACGTGTATAGATAGGAGAAAACAGTACCTTATCAAGCTTGCTTCTAACAATAGAGGCACAAGAGACATTGCATCCAGCCATATGTAGCATTTTTAAGGATTTCAAGCATTCAATACCTTGGATGTCAACCAAACTCATGCAATTCGCAAGGTTTAGCTCACGTAAGAATTCTAATTCTGAGATATCGTACATACTCTCTAGTGCTCCACAGTTTGCAGCATTTATCTCGAGCAAACTTGAGGGAAGAGGAGGAAGAGCTTTTAGCCATTTGCAATGGGGAATAAAGAGCTTTTTCAAGAAATGTAACCCTTTCAAACTAGACGGCAGATAAGAAAAATCATTGTGACCAAGATTGATGAACTCCAAAGATGATagtttctcaaaatcatcaggtATTTTCCCAACTATTCTCCATGCACGTACATCAAGTTCTTCTAACAAGGATAATTCTGAGAAAGATGAAGGAAGCACAATAGGTGTCGTCTCCCTATCTCCATAGGTAGCTGTCTTTGTGATTTCAGTACTTTGTGATACCTACAGAGGTGtatccaaaattaatttttgtaagtTCAAGGTTCTGAGTTCTTTGAAACTGTGggttcaaaatataatatttatactaATCTTCACCTCTGCCTACCTGGTTGAAAGGCTTCTTTCCCATCCTCAGAATCATTAAGCTCGATAGCATCCCAAAAGTTTCAGGTAATACTGTTACTGCAGTCTCCTCCATTAGCAAGTGCACTAAGTTCTTCAGTTCCCCAATAGAAGCTGGCAGTCTGCACAGTCGCTTGCATTTGGTCAATCTCAATATGACAAGATTCTGCAACTTCCCGACTGATTCTGGCAGCTCCATGATAGAACCATTTCTAGTTATAGTCATTGTTCTAAGAGCTAACAATTCTCCAATGGAGTGGGGAAGCGAGCCAAGGCACTCACAATTCCTTATCGCAAGAGTCTTCAGTGATTTAAGGGCATAAAAAACATCTGGAAGACTAGGCATTGGAACCTTATCTATTTGAAGCTCAACCAAAGAAGACAATCCTTTAATTGAAACAGGCAATGCAGTCAAATACTGACATTTTCCAAGCAATAAGGACCTAAGATAATATAGACAACCAATAGATTCTGGTATAATTTCTATTGCACTGCCATAAAGCCAGAGATTTGCTAAGGATTTGAGGCTGCCAACAGAATGGGGAAGAGAAGCAAGTGACTCACACCTAATTAAGCTTAGTGTATGAAGGTTCTGCAAATGTTTAATGGAATCAGGTATTTCTTCCACAGCAGAGCCATTAAGAGAGAGTTCCTTCAAAGCACTTAAATTTCCTAATAACCCGGGAAGTTGTTTAAATGAGTGGCAGTCGTTTAAGTATAGCCTTTCAAGTTTTGTTAAGTGAAATATACTTGAAGGTAACTTCTCTATAGCAGTCCCATCTAATAGAAGTTCCTGTAAAGACTTCATCTTGCCTATATCTTCAGGTAGCTGTTTCAATCTTGAGCAACCCGAGAGTATCAGCTTTTCAAGATTTTTCAGCCCAGAGACCTCACCTGGAAATTCAACAAGGTTGCGGCAATCTCTTAGATTTAAATGACGTAAAGTTttcagattcccaattgtcctgTGAATCTTTTGCAAGTTACTGCAACGCTCAACTATCAACTTTTCCAATGCTTTATGCATGGACAAATCGGGAATAGCTGTTATTTTATGACAACCAGAGAGATTCATAACTATCAATTTGTTGGCCACCTGCACAGTTTAGGAAAACATGGTTAAAGAATATATATTTGAGATCGAAAAAAATGAGACCATATGAGGATTTCATCAACTACTGGATGCAATTCATGTATTCAATTGTATAGAACGGTAGTTCATTGATTATGAATTCCTTTGGGAGTTTTGTAATCCAATGCTGCTTCGTCTTTTATAACAATAAATTATCATAGCTGACGAAAAATTTTAGTTTCTTCTTTTCCAGAAGATCACCCTTCATCAGCAAGTTCTTgacattaatttattatatatgtgAAAAATGGAAAAAGCATAAGAATTGAAAAATGCAAACACTATGGTTTCATCAGCATGACGAGTAAACCATACCTTTTTGCGACTCCAGGTCCATTTCCAGCTTCCAATCCTCTCTATTTGGCTCTCTGAGAGATCAAGTATGGCAAGTTCACTTGgataataattagaataataaCTTGAAAGAGTGCATCTTTTCCACTGGAGCCATTTCAGTGAAGAAGGTAACTTCCCCAAATTTCCCTCTAGTTTCACATTATCGAGTTTGAGTAGCCGCAGATTAACTATTTGATCAAATACTTCAGTCCTCAATACAACCTCGTCGGTTTCTTTTGCATCATTCTGAAATTGACCTTTGTATAACTCTTTAATGTAAGCTAACGCAGAACTGAAACTGGGTACTTCTTGAAATTGCTCTCTAGTAATTGCTTTCGCACTTCTGATCTTTGATGTGCTCTGCTGCTGATCCAGGATGATCCCTTGGATATGCTGTGTTCCCTGTTGTTTCTAACGCATTTAATTTTCCAGTATATTATAAGTTTAGCAGAAAACAAAATCACAAGAAAGCAGCTGGAAGTTCCTGTAGTGTATTGAGAAAGATAATTAAGAGTACAAGATGCCTGAAAGTGTGTAAGCTTTTATACTGGCAGAAGTGGAATTAAAATGTTTTTCACCCTGATCAACCTTGCCCCGTGGAAAAATCCCAACCCGAAGAGAAAATAGACACATTTTCTCATTTCAAGCTGGTGATTTGTCACAAACTTGAAATAAATGAAGGGGTTTCTTGCATGAATCTCTTACTTCCAAAATAGGCTATGCATTTTATGACACTATGCACTAGATTCAACAGAAGTCTAGAAGTAGACAAGAAAATAGACCTAGCATATAATAAAAGGATTTTTAACTTCTTTATTGTCACCTAATATAAACACAGGCAACTATCCGTA of the Capsicum annuum cultivar UCD-10X-F1 chromosome 11, UCD10Xv1.1, whole genome shotgun sequence genome contains:
- the LOC107847365 gene encoding disease resistance protein RUN1 — translated: MKGCGFRARIAFDRLTGRSLVKVIDGGDLWMHDQIRDMGRQIVREEGFSDPGKRSRLWDVSDVLSVLQGWKGTQHIQGIILDQQQSTSKIRSAKAITREQFQEVPSFSSALAYIKELYKGQFQNDAKETDEVVLRTEVFDQIVNLRLLKLDNVKLEGNLGKLPSSLKWLQWKRCTLSSYYSNYYPSELAILDLSESQIERIGSWKWTWSRKKVANKLIVMNLSGCHKITAIPDLSMHKALEKLIVERCSNLQKIHRTIGNLKTLRHLNLRDCRNLVEFPGEVSGLKNLEKLILSGCSRLKQLPEDIGKMKSLQELLLDGTAIEKLPSSIFHLTKLERLYLNDCHSFKQLPGLLGNLSALKELSLNGSAVEEIPDSIKHLQNLHTLSLIRCESLASLPHSVGSLKSLANLWLYGSAIEIIPESIGCLYYLRSLLLGKCQYLTALPVSIKGLSSLVELQIDKVPMPSLPDVFYALKSLKTLAIRNCECLGSLPHSIGELLALRTMTITRNGSIMELPESVGKLQNLVILRLTKCKRLCRLPASIGELKNLVHLLMEETAVTVLPETFGMLSSLMILRMGKKPFNQVSQSTEITKTATYGDRETTPIVLPSSFSELSLLEELDVRAWRIVGKIPDDFEKLSSLEFINLGHNDFSYLPSSLKGLHFLKKLFIPHCKWLKALPPLPSSLLEINAANCGALESMYDISELEFLRELNLANCMSLVDIQGIECLKSLKMLHMAGCNVSCASIVRSKLDKVSVKNLDNFSIPGSEIPSWFTPSEVHFSRQKNNEIKAVIIAIVVSVNCAEPDDLRDELPVLANIFAKIVRANRPVFTTGMYLAGVPTTPEDQVYFCRYQDYHQFVSILEDGDIIQVGLGNLPVTGIELKKCGIHLVYENDDDYEGNEESLDESQQSVSERLTRFYGASNRERDILSSNSAQEDGEGEGPQNLFSFVNEIFCALKYLLFRRF